The Streptomyces sp. CC0208 genome window below encodes:
- a CDS encoding EamA family transporter, protein MTLEARAETSAAPAQASSPRWSGVALMMGSGLSNQVGASIAALAFPVLGPAGVVAVRQWVAAVVLLSAGRPNLRSFTAAQWRPVLGLAAVFATMNLTLYAAIDRIGLGLAVTLEFLGPLTVALASSRRRIDLACALAAAVGVVVLTRPRPSTDYLGIGLALIAAVCWGCYILLNRAVGERLPGLQGSAAAAAVSGLLYLPLGAAVLWLHQPTVGSLLCALAAGVLSSAVPFLADLLALRRVPARFFGIFMSVNPVFAALIGMLVLDQYLGAASWLAITVIVTANAVSVGTAASRSEKETNLLR, encoded by the coding sequence ATGACACTCGAAGCTCGCGCAGAGACTTCGGCCGCCCCGGCGCAGGCGTCGTCGCCCCGGTGGTCCGGGGTGGCGCTGATGATGGGGAGCGGCCTGTCCAACCAGGTCGGAGCATCAATAGCCGCGCTCGCCTTCCCGGTGCTGGGGCCGGCGGGAGTGGTGGCGGTGCGCCAGTGGGTGGCCGCCGTGGTGCTGCTGAGCGCCGGCCGGCCGAACCTGCGTTCATTCACCGCCGCGCAGTGGCGTCCGGTCCTTGGCCTTGCCGCGGTGTTCGCGACCATGAACCTCACGCTGTATGCGGCGATCGACCGGATCGGGCTCGGCCTGGCGGTCACCCTGGAGTTCCTCGGCCCGCTCACTGTGGCGCTGGCAAGCTCTCGCCGGCGTATCGATCTGGCCTGTGCTCTCGCCGCCGCGGTGGGCGTGGTGGTCCTCACCCGCCCCCGGCCCAGCACGGACTATCTCGGCATCGGCCTGGCCCTGATCGCCGCCGTCTGCTGGGGCTGTTACATCCTCCTCAACCGCGCCGTGGGCGAGCGCCTGCCCGGGCTGCAGGGATCGGCCGCCGCCGCGGCCGTCTCCGGCCTGCTCTACCTGCCCCTCGGCGCTGCGGTCCTGTGGCTCCACCAGCCCACCGTCGGCTCCCTGCTGTGCGCGCTTGCTGCCGGTGTGCTGTCCTCCGCGGTGCCGTTTCTCGCCGACCTGCTCGCGCTGCGCCGGGTCCCCGCCCGCTTCTTCGGGATCTTCATGAGCGTCAACCCGGTGTTCGCCGCTCTGATCGGCATGCTCGTCCTTGACCAGTACCTCGGTGCGGCATCGTGGCTGGCCATCACCGTGATCGTCACCGCCAACGCCGTCTCGGTGGGCACCGCCGCCAGCCGCTCGGAGAAGGAGACCAACCTCTTGCGGTGA
- a CDS encoding undecaprenyl-diphosphate phosphatase: MSWFESLILGLVQGLTEFLPVSSSAHLRLTAAFSGWKDPGAAFTAITQIGTEAAVLIYFRKDIGRIISTWSRSLVKKELRSDHDAQMGWLVIVGSIPIGVLGLLFKDQIEGPFRDLRITATMLIVVGIVIGVADRLAARDETGGRHRAPKQRKGLEDLGVKDGLIFGLCQSMALVPGVSRSGATISGGLFMGYRRESAARYSFLLAIPAVLASGLFELKDALESDHVSWGPTIFATVIAFAVGYAVIAWFMKFISTKSFMPFVWYRIALGILLFVLVGAGVLSPHAGESAG; this comes from the coding sequence ATGTCTTGGTTCGAATCACTCATCCTCGGACTCGTCCAGGGGCTGACCGAGTTCCTTCCCGTCTCCTCCAGCGCGCATCTGCGCCTGACCGCGGCCTTCTCCGGCTGGAAGGACCCCGGGGCGGCCTTCACCGCGATCACCCAGATCGGCACCGAGGCCGCCGTGCTGATCTACTTCCGCAAGGACATCGGGCGGATCATCTCTACGTGGAGCCGTTCCCTCGTCAAGAAGGAACTGCGCAGCGATCACGACGCCCAGATGGGCTGGCTGGTGATCGTCGGGTCCATCCCCATCGGCGTGCTGGGGCTGCTGTTCAAGGACCAGATCGAGGGGCCGTTCCGCGATCTGCGCATCACCGCCACGATGTTGATCGTCGTCGGCATCGTCATCGGCGTCGCCGACCGGCTGGCGGCACGCGACGAAACCGGCGGCCGGCATCGCGCGCCCAAGCAGCGCAAGGGACTTGAGGACCTCGGAGTCAAGGACGGCTTGATCTTCGGCCTGTGCCAGTCCATGGCCCTCGTCCCCGGCGTCTCCCGCTCCGGCGCCACCATCAGCGGCGGCCTCTTCATGGGCTACCGGCGCGAGTCCGCGGCCCGCTACTCCTTCCTCCTCGCCATCCCGGCCGTACTCGCCTCCGGGCTCTTCGAGTTGAAGGACGCCCTGGAGAGCGACCACGTCTCCTGGGGCCCCACGATCTTCGCCACGGTGATCGCCTTCGCCGTCGGTTACGCGGTGATCGCCTGGTTCATGAAGTTCATCTCGACCAAGAGCTTCATGCCCTTCGTCTGGTACCGCATCGCGCTCGGGATCCTGCTGTTCGTGCTGGTCGGTGCCGGTGTGCTGAGCCCGCACGCAGGCGAATCCGCGGGCTGA
- a CDS encoding helix-turn-helix domain-containing protein, whose amino-acid sequence MAATRDPRPCSIADTLALVGEKYSLLVLREVCLGNGRFDQLVRNIGAPRDILATRLRRLVDAGVLTKRVYSERPQRFEYRPTQAGLELEPVLLTLMAWGDRHVRKDDDRPMVVEHGCGNELLPQVTCSACGDTVRHEDLTAHPQAPGWTVTGPTAA is encoded by the coding sequence ATGGCCGCCACCCGAGACCCGCGTCCCTGCTCCATCGCCGACACCCTGGCGCTCGTCGGCGAGAAGTACTCCCTGCTCGTGCTGCGGGAGGTCTGCCTGGGGAACGGCCGCTTCGACCAGCTCGTGCGCAACATCGGGGCCCCGCGCGACATCCTGGCCACCCGGCTGCGCCGACTCGTCGACGCAGGGGTGCTGACCAAGCGGGTCTACAGCGAGCGGCCGCAGCGCTTCGAGTACCGGCCCACACAGGCAGGGCTCGAACTGGAACCCGTGCTGCTGACCCTCATGGCCTGGGGAGACCGGCACGTGCGCAAGGACGACGACCGGCCGATGGTCGTCGAGCACGGCTGCGGCAACGAACTGCTGCCCCAGGTCACCTGCTCCGCCTGTGGGGACACGGTCCGCCACGAGGACCTGACGGCTCACCCCCAGGCCCCCGGCTGGACGGTGACCGGGCCGACGGCGGCCTGA
- a CDS encoding thiolase family protein — MRDAVVVEAVRTPVGKGKPSGALAHVHPVELLAHTLRTLVERSGVDPALIDDVIGGAVDQVGEQAMNTTRYAALSAGFPETVPATTVDRQCGSSQQAVHFAAQGVIAGAYDIVVACGVESMSRVPMWSNVPEGKDPFGPGVAARYEEGLVPQGISAELIAAKWSIGREQMDAFAVSSHRKAAAAWEKGLFDAEVAPLEGVSRDECVRPGSTPEILAGLKPAYYDPIFAERFPQIEWNVTAGNASPINDGASAVLIMSGETAERLGLRPLARLHSFAVTGSDPILMLTGVIPATEQVLRRAHLSLDDIDLFEVNEAFSSVVLAWQQETGADPAKVNVHGGAIAIGHPLGASGTRLTTTLVHAMRERGARYALQTMCEAGGLANAMVLERV; from the coding sequence ATGCGTGACGCAGTCGTCGTCGAAGCCGTACGCACCCCCGTGGGCAAGGGCAAGCCGAGCGGCGCCCTCGCGCACGTGCACCCCGTCGAACTCCTCGCCCACACCCTGCGCACCCTCGTCGAGCGCTCCGGCGTCGACCCGGCGCTCATCGACGACGTCATCGGCGGCGCCGTCGACCAGGTCGGCGAGCAGGCCATGAACACCACCCGCTACGCGGCCCTGTCGGCCGGGTTCCCGGAGACGGTCCCGGCGACCACCGTGGACCGCCAGTGCGGTTCCTCCCAGCAGGCCGTGCACTTCGCCGCGCAGGGCGTGATCGCGGGCGCCTACGACATCGTCGTCGCCTGCGGGGTCGAGTCGATGAGCCGCGTGCCGATGTGGTCGAACGTCCCCGAGGGCAAGGACCCCTTCGGCCCCGGGGTCGCCGCACGCTATGAGGAGGGCCTGGTCCCGCAGGGCATCAGCGCCGAACTCATCGCCGCCAAGTGGTCGATCGGCCGCGAGCAGATGGACGCCTTCGCCGTCTCCTCGCACCGCAAGGCCGCGGCGGCCTGGGAGAAGGGTCTCTTCGACGCCGAGGTCGCGCCCCTGGAGGGTGTCTCACGCGACGAGTGCGTCCGCCCGGGCAGCACCCCAGAGATCCTCGCCGGCCTCAAGCCCGCCTACTACGACCCGATCTTCGCCGAACGCTTCCCCCAGATCGAGTGGAACGTCACAGCGGGCAACGCCAGCCCCATCAACGACGGCGCCTCGGCCGTCCTCATCATGTCGGGAGAGACAGCCGAACGCCTCGGCCTGCGCCCCCTCGCGAGGCTCCACAGCTTCGCCGTCACCGGCTCCGACCCGATCCTCATGCTCACCGGCGTCATCCCGGCCACCGAGCAGGTCCTGCGCCGGGCCCACCTCAGCCTCGACGACATCGACCTCTTCGAGGTCAACGAGGCGTTCTCCAGCGTGGTCCTGGCCTGGCAGCAGGAGACGGGCGCGGATCCGGCCAAGGTCAACGTCCACGGGGGCGCGATCGCGATCGGCCACCCGTTGGGCGCGAGCGGCACCCGTCTGACGACGACGCTGGTGCACGCGATGCGGGAACGCGGGGCCCGTTACGCCCTGCAGACGATGTGCGAGGCGGGCGGACTGGCCAACGCGATGGTTCTGGAGAGGGTGTGA
- a CDS encoding TVP38/TMEM64 family protein, protein MLDATTRSGGTATATPPAIATEFALPAPAPVGLTARCTRVLLSPWSRLSLLVALLAGAASTVLLFEPQRLLSDGWPPQLGGVAAAVVFGVAYGLCTVAFVPRPLLNLAAGALFGSQLGLASALAGTVLGAGIAFGLGRVLGQEALRPLLRGRWLKAADGQLSRHGFRSMLAARLFPGVPFWAANYCAAVSRMGYVPFLAATALGSIPNTAAYVVAGARASAPTSPAFLIAMAAIALPGLAGAVVAWRKRHHLRRP, encoded by the coding sequence ATGCTCGATGCCACCACCCGCTCTGGGGGCACCGCCACGGCCACTCCCCCGGCCATCGCCACGGAGTTCGCTCTCCCCGCCCCCGCTCCGGTGGGTCTCACCGCCCGCTGCACGAGAGTGCTGCTGTCGCCGTGGTCCCGGCTCTCCCTGCTCGTCGCGCTGCTCGCGGGCGCCGCGTCCACGGTCTTGCTGTTCGAGCCGCAGAGACTGCTCTCGGACGGCTGGCCGCCCCAGCTCGGCGGGGTGGCGGCCGCGGTCGTGTTCGGGGTGGCCTATGGGCTGTGCACGGTGGCGTTCGTGCCGCGGCCGCTGCTCAATCTGGCCGCCGGAGCGCTCTTCGGGTCACAGCTCGGGCTCGCCTCGGCGCTCGCCGGTACGGTGCTCGGCGCGGGGATCGCGTTCGGCCTGGGCCGGGTGCTCGGGCAGGAGGCGCTGCGGCCGCTGCTGCGGGGGCGGTGGCTGAAGGCGGCGGACGGGCAGTTGAGCCGGCACGGGTTCCGCTCGATGCTGGCCGCGCGGCTGTTCCCCGGAGTGCCGTTCTGGGCTGCCAACTACTGCGCCGCCGTGTCCCGTATGGGCTATGTGCCGTTCCTCGCCGCGACGGCGCTCGGGTCGATTCCGAACACCGCCGCGTACGTGGTCGCCGGTGCGCGGGCTTCAGCCCCGACCTCGCCGGCGTTCCTGATCGCCATGGCCGCGATCGCCCTGCCGGGGTTGGCGGGGGCGGTGGTCGCGTGGCGCAAGCGGCATCATCTGCGGCGCCCTTGA
- the tuf gene encoding elongation factor Tu translates to MSKTAYVRTKPHLNIGTMGHVDHGKTTLTAAITKVLAERGSGTFVPFDRIDRAPEEAARGITINIAHVEYETDTRHYAHVDMPGHADYVKNMVTGAAQLDGAILVVSALDGIMPQTAEHVLLARQVGVDHVVVALNKADAADEELVELVELEVRELLTAHGYGGDAVPVVRVSGLKALEGDPRWTASIEALLDAVDTYVPLPERYLDAPFLMPVENVLTITGRGTVVTGAVERGTVRVGDRVDVLGAALETVVTGVETFGKPMEEAQAGDNVALLLRGVPRDAVRRGHVVAAPGSVVPSRRFTAQVYVLSAREGGRTTPVSTGYRPQFYIRTADVVGDVDLGEVAVARPGEKVVMHVELGRDVPLEAGLGFAIREGGRTVGAGTVTAVV, encoded by the coding sequence ATGTCCAAAACCGCTTACGTGCGCACCAAGCCGCACCTCAACATCGGCACGATGGGTCATGTCGACCACGGCAAGACCACCCTGACCGCCGCCATCACCAAGGTCCTCGCCGAGCGCGGCAGCGGCACGTTCGTGCCGTTCGACCGCATCGACCGGGCCCCGGAGGAGGCCGCGCGCGGGATCACCATCAACATCGCGCACGTCGAGTACGAGACCGACACCCGGCACTACGCGCACGTGGACATGCCGGGCCACGCCGACTACGTCAAGAACATGGTCACCGGGGCCGCGCAGCTCGACGGGGCGATCCTCGTCGTCTCCGCGCTCGACGGGATCATGCCGCAGACCGCCGAACACGTGCTGCTCGCGCGGCAGGTGGGTGTCGACCACGTGGTGGTCGCCCTCAACAAGGCGGACGCGGCCGACGAGGAACTGGTCGAGCTCGTCGAGCTGGAGGTCCGCGAGCTGCTCACCGCGCACGGCTACGGCGGCGACGCCGTGCCCGTCGTACGGGTCTCCGGGCTGAAGGCGCTGGAGGGGGACCCGCGCTGGACGGCGTCGATCGAGGCGCTGCTCGACGCGGTGGACACCTATGTGCCCCTTCCCGAGCGGTATCTGGACGCACCCTTCCTGATGCCGGTCGAGAACGTGCTGACCATCACCGGCCGGGGGACCGTGGTGACCGGTGCGGTCGAGCGGGGCACCGTGCGGGTCGGCGACCGGGTCGACGTGCTCGGGGCCGCCCTGGAGACGGTGGTGACCGGCGTCGAGACCTTCGGCAAGCCGATGGAGGAGGCGCAGGCCGGGGACAACGTGGCGTTGCTGCTGCGGGGTGTTCCCCGGGACGCGGTCCGGCGGGGCCATGTTGTGGCCGCGCCCGGCAGTGTCGTGCCCAGTCGTCGCTTCACCGCGCAGGTGTACGTGCTGTCGGCGCGGGAGGGCGGGCGTACGACGCCCGTCTCCACCGGGTACCGGCCGCAGTTCTACATCCGTACCGCGGATGTCGTGGGGGACGTGGACCTCGGTGAGGTCGCTGTCGCCCGGCCTGGCGAGAAGGTCGTCATGCATGTGGAGTTGGGGCGGGACGTGCCGCTCGAGGCGGGGCTCGGGTTCGCCATCCGTGAGGGTGGGCGGACCGTGGGGGCGGGCACGGTGACAGCCGTCGTGTGA
- a CDS encoding fused MFS/spermidine synthase produces MTESLPVARAVDHGFAKLMPDVDRERAWLLTVDGAPQSYVDLDEPTYLEFEYAQRLGHVLDGIGEPGRALDVVHLGGGALTLPRYLAATRPGSRQDVVEADRALLDLVVEQLPLADGAGIALHAADARAWLESAPADCADVLVADVFGGSRVPAHLTSLEYAREAARVLRSDGVYLANLADGAPFAFLRSQLANFAESFEELVLIAEPGVLRGRRFGNAVLVAARVPLDTAALARRTAGDAFPARVEHGAGLRRFIGAARPVRDEEAVASPEPPDGAFGIG; encoded by the coding sequence ATGACCGAGTCCCTGCCCGTCGCCCGTGCCGTTGATCACGGGTTCGCCAAGTTGATGCCTGACGTGGACCGGGAGCGGGCCTGGTTGCTGACGGTCGACGGGGCTCCGCAGTCGTACGTCGATCTCGACGAGCCGACCTATCTGGAGTTCGAGTACGCCCAGCGGCTCGGGCACGTCCTCGACGGCATCGGGGAGCCCGGGCGGGCGCTGGACGTGGTGCATCTCGGCGGGGGTGCTCTGACGCTGCCGCGGTATCTGGCCGCCACCCGGCCAGGGTCCCGGCAGGACGTCGTCGAGGCCGACCGGGCTCTGCTGGACCTGGTCGTCGAGCAGCTGCCGCTCGCGGACGGGGCCGGGATCGCGTTGCACGCGGCGGATGCGCGGGCGTGGCTGGAAAGCGCCCCGGCGGACTGTGCCGATGTGCTGGTCGCCGACGTCTTCGGCGGGTCGCGGGTCCCGGCGCACCTGACCTCACTGGAGTACGCCCGCGAGGCCGCACGGGTGCTCCGGAGCGACGGGGTCTATCTCGCGAACCTCGCCGACGGGGCCCCCTTCGCCTTTCTGCGGTCCCAACTGGCCAACTTCGCCGAGTCGTTCGAGGAGCTCGTGCTGATCGCCGAGCCGGGGGTGCTGCGCGGGCGACGGTTCGGGAACGCGGTGCTCGTCGCCGCGCGGGTGCCTCTCGACACGGCGGCTCTGGCGCGGCGTACGGCGGGCGATGCGTTCCCCGCGCGGGTTGAACACGGTGCCGGGCTGCGGAGGTTCATCGGTGCGGCGCGGCCGGTGCGGGACGAGGAGGCGGTGGCGTCGCCCGAGCCCCCCGACGGGGCGTTCGGCATCGGCTGA
- a CDS encoding MFS transporter — MTPSTDFSRVRRPAWASRNYGLLTAAAFVTNLGSNGALIAAAFAVLEAGGDSGDVGLVAAARTLPLVVFLLIGGAVADRLPRHRVMVAANTLNCLSQGAFAVLVLAGEPRLWQMMLLTALGGTGHAFFSPAAEGMLLSSVSGEQAGRAFAVFRMAMQGAALGGAALGGAMVAAVGPGWVLAADALAFAVAGSLRAFLDVGHIPVRAPGAGMLADLRDGWREVAGRPWLWGVVVQFSVANAVLGAADAVYGPLVARDDLGGAGPWGVALGFFGAGTVVGALLMTRWRPHRLLFVGILCVFPMALPSAALAVPVSVPLLCTAMFVAGATVEVFGVSWMTALHQEIPEDKLSRVSAYDWFGSVALMPLAAALAGPAESAFGRSAALWGCSGLIAAVTAAVLCVPDVRNLRRSTKQVAQIAVTDSADAERPVGGLG; from the coding sequence GTGACCCCCTCCACCGACTTCTCCCGCGTCCGCAGACCGGCCTGGGCGAGCCGCAACTACGGTCTGCTGACCGCCGCCGCGTTCGTCACCAACCTCGGCAGCAACGGCGCCCTGATCGCCGCCGCGTTCGCCGTGCTGGAGGCGGGCGGCGACAGCGGCGACGTGGGTCTGGTGGCCGCCGCGCGCACCCTCCCGCTGGTGGTGTTCCTGCTGATCGGCGGCGCCGTGGCGGACCGCCTGCCCCGGCACCGCGTGATGGTCGCGGCCAACACCCTCAACTGCCTCTCCCAGGGCGCGTTCGCCGTCCTCGTCCTGGCCGGCGAACCCCGGCTGTGGCAGATGATGCTGCTGACCGCGCTCGGCGGAACGGGCCACGCGTTCTTCAGCCCGGCGGCCGAGGGCATGCTGCTGTCCTCGGTGAGCGGCGAACAGGCCGGCCGGGCCTTCGCGGTGTTCCGGATGGCGATGCAGGGCGCGGCGCTGGGCGGTGCCGCGCTCGGCGGTGCGATGGTCGCCGCGGTGGGCCCCGGCTGGGTGCTCGCGGCGGACGCCCTCGCGTTCGCGGTCGCCGGTTCGCTGCGTGCCTTCCTCGACGTCGGTCACATCCCGGTCCGCGCACCGGGCGCCGGCATGCTCGCCGACCTGCGGGACGGCTGGCGGGAGGTCGCGGGCCGGCCGTGGCTGTGGGGCGTCGTCGTCCAGTTCTCCGTGGCCAACGCGGTCCTGGGCGCCGCCGACGCGGTCTACGGCCCGCTCGTCGCCCGGGACGACCTGGGCGGCGCGGGCCCCTGGGGCGTGGCCCTCGGCTTCTTCGGCGCCGGCACCGTCGTAGGGGCTCTCCTCATGACCCGGTGGAGGCCGCACCGGCTGCTGTTCGTGGGGATCCTCTGCGTGTTCCCGATGGCGCTGCCGTCCGCCGCGCTGGCCGTGCCGGTCTCGGTGCCCCTGCTGTGCACGGCGATGTTCGTGGCCGGTGCGACCGTCGAGGTGTTCGGCGTCTCCTGGATGACCGCCCTGCACCAGGAGATACCGGAGGACAAGCTCTCCCGGGTCTCGGCCTACGACTGGTTCGGCTCGGTCGCCCTCATGCCTCTCGCGGCGGCCCTGGCGGGTCCCGCGGAGTCGGCGTTCGGACGTTCCGCCGCCCTGTGGGGCTGCTCTGGCCTGATCGCGGCGGTCACGGCGGCCGTGCTGTGCGTGCCGGACGTCCGCAACCTGCGCCGGAGCACCAAGCAGGTGGCCCAGATCGCCGTGACCGACTCAGCCGATGCCGAACGCCCCGTCGGGGGGCTCGGGTGA
- a CDS encoding DUF4442 domain-containing protein, whose translation MSVGEMLAATVPMVRTLNLEFLETGPEKVVVALPDQGEFHNHVGGPHAGAMFTLAESASGAVVLAAFGDQLSRAVPLAVNAEIAYRKLAMGPVTATATLGRPASEVVAQLDAGERPEFPVTIEIRRGDGAVTGEMTVVWTLRPNG comes from the coding sequence ATGTCCGTCGGTGAGATGCTCGCCGCGACCGTGCCCATGGTGCGGACCCTGAACCTCGAGTTCCTGGAGACCGGCCCGGAGAAGGTCGTGGTCGCCCTGCCCGACCAGGGGGAGTTCCACAATCACGTGGGCGGGCCGCACGCCGGGGCCATGTTCACGCTCGCCGAGTCGGCCAGCGGGGCGGTCGTCCTGGCCGCGTTCGGCGACCAGCTCTCGCGTGCGGTTCCGCTGGCCGTCAACGCCGAGATCGCCTACCGCAAGCTCGCGATGGGCCCGGTGACCGCCACGGCGACCCTGGGCCGCCCGGCCTCCGAGGTGGTCGCCCAGCTCGACGCCGGGGAGCGCCCCGAGTTCCCGGTCACGATCGAGATCCGCCGCGGGGACGGGGCGGTCACGGGCGAGATGACGGTGGTGTGGACCCTGCGACCGAACGGCTGA
- the galU gene encoding UTP--glucose-1-phosphate uridylyltransferase GalU, translated as MIVPHTTDTPAPTPTVRKAVVPAAGLGTRFLPATKATPKEMLPVVDKPAIQYVVEEAAAAGLDDVLMVTGRHKRAIEDHFDHAFELEQALAAKGDAVRLDAVRDPARLANIHHIRQGEPLGLGHAVLCARRHVGDQPFAVLLGDDLIDPRETLLSTMLDVRERYAGSVIALMEVPREQIHLYGCAAVEPTEEEGVVRVTGLVEKPSPETAPSTYAVIGRYVLDPAVFDVLDRTAPGRGGEIQLTDALQTLATDGTVHGVVFEGLRYDTGDKADYLRTVVRLACARPDLGPEFTTWLKGFVAELEGREGAGRGRGLAA; from the coding sequence ATGATCGTCCCCCACACGACCGACACCCCCGCCCCCACCCCCACGGTCCGCAAGGCGGTCGTCCCGGCCGCCGGGCTCGGCACCCGGTTCCTGCCGGCGACCAAGGCGACACCGAAGGAGATGCTCCCGGTCGTCGACAAGCCGGCCATCCAGTACGTCGTCGAGGAGGCCGCCGCGGCCGGGCTGGACGACGTCCTGATGGTCACCGGCCGCCACAAGCGGGCCATCGAGGACCACTTCGACCACGCCTTCGAGCTGGAGCAGGCCCTCGCGGCGAAGGGCGACGCGGTACGGCTCGACGCCGTACGCGATCCCGCGCGCCTGGCCAACATCCACCACATCCGCCAGGGCGAGCCGCTCGGCCTCGGCCACGCGGTGCTCTGCGCCCGCCGCCACGTCGGCGACCAGCCCTTCGCCGTCCTCCTCGGCGACGACCTGATCGACCCGCGCGAGACCCTGCTGAGCACCATGCTCGACGTCCGCGAACGGTACGCGGGCAGCGTGATCGCCCTCATGGAGGTGCCTCGCGAGCAGATCCACCTCTACGGCTGCGCGGCGGTGGAGCCGACCGAGGAAGAGGGCGTGGTCCGTGTGACCGGCCTCGTGGAGAAGCCCTCCCCCGAAACCGCCCCCAGCACCTACGCGGTCATCGGCCGCTACGTCCTCGACCCGGCGGTCTTCGACGTCCTGGACCGCACCGCGCCGGGCCGCGGCGGCGAGATCCAGCTCACCGACGCCCTCCAGACCCTGGCGACCGACGGCACGGTCCACGGCGTCGTCTTCGAGGGCCTCCGCTACGACACCGGCGACAAGGCCGACTACCTCCGCACGGTAGTCCGCCTGGCCTGCGCCCGACCCGACCTGGGCCCGGAATTCACCACCTGGCTCAAGGGGTTCGTGGCGGAGCTGGAGGGCCGGGAGGGGGCTGGACGGGGACGCGGACTGGCGGCCTGA
- a CDS encoding RICIN domain-containing protein yields the protein MDGHAVALLMARHWQATYAYSVICLASWSGSASMAAAAAFHRVLGRAGDGALRPQLLVAVRESVKEWAADDEIADVLPELRKTIGGRGLRAARSVTPERRLLAERAFRALPGASQCLLWHAEVEAEPISIPAGLLGVETARAASALEQAREQFRTGCVRAHRELAPTSECRFYNRLLDVPIRRGGGLLPDVRKHLTECRYCRHAAEQLSHFEGGLEVLLAETVLGWGAHRYLESRPARVAERPAPAPSDTARTKPGGRHRPVPAGFLAQPGRSARAVLVGAGLTSLALLATVLVAKGWSEDGGAPTSGATWGAVSGNTVRPSRSDSSQDTGSPSTASMSHPVEAGHGRLRSADAGLCLDTHGAQTVAGAKAVLAKCSSAGSQQWTYLEDGLLRSAADPGLCLDADTEKRSVVVADCLTSTGEVRYDLTVRGELLLRRGKGLLVAPGKDETVVVTERNGSKGQRWLLESNGESAPGQQGTRSPQDAEPGWPSGGPGEDPVTPRLAPAPPAGPDALHAPSPGQPSDQHGTPPEQYGTRAAQVDHRDAGPAAPALPAAPVERAGAAVGAVVGTVRSVTAPGTSTPAGLLAGAVRGISG from the coding sequence GTGGACGGCCATGCGGTCGCCCTGCTGATGGCGCGACATTGGCAGGCGACCTACGCGTACTCCGTCATCTGCCTCGCCTCCTGGTCCGGTTCGGCCTCGATGGCGGCCGCTGCTGCTTTTCACCGCGTGCTCGGCCGGGCGGGTGACGGCGCACTGCGTCCCCAACTTCTCGTCGCCGTGAGGGAGTCCGTCAAGGAGTGGGCCGCGGACGACGAAATCGCCGACGTACTTCCGGAACTCCGCAAGACGATCGGCGGCCGTGGTCTGCGCGCGGCGAGGTCCGTCACCCCCGAAAGGCGTCTGCTCGCCGAGCGCGCATTCAGGGCCCTTCCCGGGGCTTCCCAATGTCTGTTGTGGCATGCCGAGGTCGAGGCCGAACCCATATCCATACCGGCCGGTCTGCTGGGTGTGGAAACGGCCCGTGCGGCGAGCGCCCTCGAGCAGGCGCGGGAGCAATTCCGTACCGGCTGCGTCCGTGCCCACCGGGAACTCGCGCCCACCAGTGAGTGCCGTTTCTACAATCGTCTCCTGGATGTCCCGATTCGTCGGGGCGGGGGCCTTCTGCCCGATGTCCGCAAACATCTGACGGAATGCCGGTACTGCCGTCACGCCGCCGAACAGCTCAGCCATTTCGAGGGCGGCCTCGAGGTGCTGCTCGCCGAGACGGTGCTCGGCTGGGGCGCCCACCGCTATCTCGAGTCGCGCCCCGCGCGGGTCGCCGAGCGTCCGGCCCCGGCCCCGTCCGATACGGCCCGTACGAAGCCCGGCGGGCGTCACCGCCCTGTCCCGGCGGGTTTCCTCGCTCAGCCGGGCAGGAGCGCCCGGGCCGTTCTCGTGGGCGCCGGTCTGACCTCCCTGGCCCTGCTCGCGACCGTGCTGGTCGCCAAGGGGTGGTCCGAAGACGGCGGGGCTCCCACCTCGGGCGCCACCTGGGGCGCGGTGAGCGGCAACACCGTACGGCCGAGCCGGTCGGATTCCTCCCAGGACACCGGGTCCCCGTCCACCGCCTCCATGAGTCACCCTGTCGAGGCCGGCCACGGCAGGCTCCGCAGCGCCGACGCCGGCCTGTGCCTCGACACCCACGGCGCGCAGACCGTGGCGGGTGCGAAGGCCGTACTGGCCAAGTGCTCCTCCGCCGGGTCCCAGCAGTGGACGTACCTGGAGGACGGACTGCTGCGCAGCGCGGCCGACCCCGGGCTCTGCCTCGACGCGGACACCGAGAAACGGTCGGTCGTGGTCGCCGACTGCCTGACCTCCACTGGGGAGGTCCGCTACGACCTCACCGTGCGCGGCGAACTGCTGCTGCGCCGCGGGAAGGGGCTCCTGGTCGCGCCAGGCAAGGACGAGACCGTCGTCGTCACCGAGCGGAACGGCTCGAAGGGGCAGAGGTGGCTGCTGGAGTCCAACGGCGAGAGCGCGCCGGGACAACAGGGCACGCGGTCGCCGCAGGACGCGGAACCGGGCTGGCCCTCCGGAGGGCCGGGCGAGGATCCGGTCACCCCCCGTCTCGCCCCGGCCCCGCCCGCCGGTCCCGACGCCCTCCACGCCCCGAGTCCCGGACAGCCCTCGGACCAGCACGGAACCCCGCCCGAGCAGTACGGGACCCGGGCGGCGCAGGTCGACCACCGTGACGCCGGACCGGCCGCTCCAGCCCTCCCGGCCGCGCCGGTCGAGCGGGCCGGGGCCGCGGTGGGCGCGGTGGTGGGCACCGTGAGATCGGTGACGGCGCCCGGCACTTCGACGCCGGCCGGGCTCCTCGCCGGTGCAGTGCGGGGCATCAGCGGGTGA